From a region of the Streptomyces venezuelae genome:
- a CDS encoding DUF4232 domain-containing protein, with protein sequence MRVTRKAAALGAATALLAGGMLAGTPAVAAPAAACTGDQLSDTGAERTDSTHVRFTVVVNSGPACELRGFPTVALAGQGSPDRNKPLRVVPRGEARPVLLSVGGTASTVLTFTPVLGEADGYCASGADPTVAPSLVVGVARTGFQVAPSDGGQFALCGDTVRATAFRSP encoded by the coding sequence ATGAGAGTGACCAGGAAGGCGGCTGCCCTGGGCGCCGCGACGGCCCTGCTGGCGGGCGGAATGCTCGCGGGTACCCCCGCGGTGGCGGCGCCCGCCGCCGCGTGCACCGGCGACCAGCTCTCGGACACCGGCGCGGAGCGGACGGACTCCACCCATGTCCGGTTCACGGTGGTGGTCAACAGCGGCCCTGCCTGTGAGCTGCGGGGCTTCCCGACGGTCGCACTCGCGGGCCAGGGGTCCCCGGACCGCAACAAGCCGCTGCGCGTCGTCCCCCGGGGTGAGGCCCGGCCGGTGCTGCTGTCCGTGGGCGGAACCGCCTCGACCGTCCTGACCTTCACCCCGGTCCTCGGCGAGGCGGACGGCTACTGCGCCTCCGGCGCCGATCCGACCGTCGCCCCCTCGCTGGTGGTGGGCGTCGCGCGCACCGGGTTCCAGGTGGCCCCGAGCGACGGCGGCCAGTTCGCCCTGTGCGGCGACACCGTCCGCGCCACGGCCTTCCGCTCCCCCTGA
- a CDS encoding DsbA family protein gives MTDSVILDVWCELQCPDCHRALDDVRALRARYGDRLDIRLRHFPLEKHKHAFAAAQAAEEAAEQGQGWPYTEAVLARTAELAERGEPVLLDVARELGLDVEEFDTALIDGRHILIVDADQAEGKAIGVSGTPTYVIDGQRLDGGKSQDGLRARIEEIADRLLAG, from the coding sequence ATGACCGATTCCGTGATCCTCGACGTCTGGTGCGAACTGCAGTGCCCGGACTGCCACCGCGCCCTGGACGACGTACGCGCCCTGCGGGCCCGCTACGGCGACCGGCTGGACATCCGGCTGCGCCACTTCCCCCTGGAGAAGCACAAGCACGCCTTCGCCGCGGCACAGGCCGCCGAGGAGGCCGCCGAGCAGGGCCAGGGCTGGCCCTACACGGAGGCCGTGCTGGCGCGCACCGCGGAGCTGGCCGAGCGCGGGGAGCCGGTCCTGCTGGACGTGGCGCGTGAACTGGGGCTCGACGTCGAGGAGTTCGACACCGCCCTGATCGACGGGCGGCACATCCTGATCGTCGACGCCGACCAGGCCGAGGGCAAGGCGATCGGCGTGAGCGGCACCCCGACCTACGTGATCGACGGGCAGCGTCTCGACGGCGGCAAGAGCCAGGACGGCCTGCGCGCCCGCATCGAGGAGATCGCCGACCGCCTGCTGGCGGGCTAG
- a CDS encoding 3'-5' exonuclease, whose amino-acid sequence MTRWYEGPLAAFDTETTGVDVEQDRIVSAALIVQECAGGRVRTTRWLVNPGIPVPPGATEVHGLTDEHLQRHGRWPAPVVEEIARALGEQQVAGRPVVVMNAPFDLTLLDRELRRHRASSLSRYLDNRPLTVLDPRVLDKHLDRYRKGRRTLTDLCAHYGIELEGAHDAAADAMASLELVRAVGRRFAARLERLTPAELHTLQAVWHAAQARGLQAWFARQGTPEPVDPHWPLRPDLSTAA is encoded by the coding sequence ATGACACGCTGGTACGAGGGCCCGCTGGCCGCATTCGACACGGAGACCACCGGGGTGGACGTCGAGCAGGACCGGATCGTGTCCGCCGCGCTCATCGTCCAGGAGTGTGCGGGCGGCCGGGTCCGCACCACGCGCTGGCTGGTCAATCCCGGGATTCCGGTGCCCCCGGGCGCCACGGAAGTGCACGGGCTGACCGACGAGCACCTGCAGCGCCACGGGCGCTGGCCCGCGCCGGTGGTGGAGGAGATAGCCCGGGCGCTCGGGGAGCAGCAGGTGGCGGGCCGGCCGGTGGTGGTGATGAACGCGCCGTTCGATCTGACGCTGCTGGACCGGGAGTTGCGCCGGCACCGGGCGTCCTCGCTGTCGCGGTACCTGGACAACCGGCCGCTGACGGTGCTGGACCCGCGCGTACTGGACAAGCACCTGGACCGGTACCGCAAGGGCCGCCGGACACTGACGGACCTGTGCGCGCACTACGGGATCGAGCTGGAGGGCGCCCACGACGCGGCGGCGGACGCGATGGCCTCGCTGGAACTGGTCCGGGCGGTGGGACGGCGGTTCGCGGCCCGGCTGGAGCGGCTGACGCCGGCCGAGCTGCACACCCTGCAGGCCGTGTGGCACGCGGCGCAGGCGCGGGGCCTGCAGGCGTGGTTCGCGCGTCAGGGGACGCCGGAGCCGGTGGATCCGCACTGGCCGCTGCGGCCGGACCTGTCGACGGCGGCGTAG
- a CDS encoding DUF4365 domain-containing protein, with protein MALTQPEPGGVLREGTGPRTGALRGTLATTACMETLQVGYLHAVAAAAGCSLSQPFPDNGIDWHVSHGAPEHVVDDEVTVKVQLKATYQIPPRPAGATFAFTLDNEHLVKLARTPVAVHKILVVMLVPRERDQWLAAGHDRLDLRHCCYWTNLAGHPVTGRRRTTVRIPTTRIFDDRALCEIMTRVGSGGTP; from the coding sequence ATGGCGCTCACACAGCCCGAACCGGGCGGGGTGCTGCGCGAAGGGACAGGTCCGCGGACCGGAGCCCTGCGCGGCACGCTCGCCACCACCGCCTGCATGGAGACCCTCCAGGTGGGATACCTGCACGCCGTCGCGGCAGCCGCCGGGTGCTCGCTCTCCCAGCCCTTCCCCGACAACGGCATCGACTGGCACGTCTCCCACGGAGCACCCGAACACGTCGTCGACGACGAGGTCACCGTCAAGGTGCAGCTCAAGGCGACCTACCAGATACCGCCGCGGCCGGCCGGGGCCACCTTCGCCTTCACCCTCGACAACGAGCACCTGGTGAAGCTGGCCCGGACGCCCGTCGCCGTGCACAAGATCCTCGTGGTGATGCTCGTACCGAGGGAGCGCGACCAGTGGCTCGCCGCCGGACACGACCGGCTCGACCTGAGGCACTGCTGCTACTGGACCAACCTCGCCGGACACCCCGTGACCGGCCGGCGCCGCACCACCGTACGGATCCCGACCACGCGGATCTTCGACGACCGTGCGCTGTGCGAGATCATGACCCGGGTCGGGTCGGGAGGGACACCCTGA
- a CDS encoding TIGR02611 family protein — translation MNTGSDRGTHGSAAEDAATEATAASDAGAAAEAAEETPHVSKAPAFIKRNRSLHLSWQVGVFIVGLAVIGAGIAMLVLPGPGWVAIFAGLAIWATEFAWAHLVLRWTRRKVTEAAQKALDPKVRRRNIILTSVGLAVAGALISFYLWKYGLVMPWSLKDQ, via the coding sequence ATGAATACGGGGAGTGACCGCGGTACCCACGGGTCCGCCGCTGAAGACGCCGCCACGGAAGCCACCGCCGCATCGGACGCGGGAGCCGCCGCCGAGGCCGCCGAGGAGACGCCGCACGTGTCGAAGGCCCCGGCCTTCATCAAGCGGAACAGGAGCCTGCACCTGAGCTGGCAGGTCGGCGTCTTCATCGTCGGCCTCGCGGTGATCGGCGCCGGCATCGCCATGCTCGTCCTGCCCGGCCCCGGCTGGGTCGCGATCTTCGCGGGCCTGGCGATCTGGGCCACCGAGTTCGCCTGGGCCCACCTCGTACTGCGCTGGACCAGGCGCAAGGTCACCGAGGCCGCGCAGAAGGCGCTCGACCCGAAGGTCCGCCGCCGCAACATCATCCTGACCAGCGTGGGCCTCGCCGTCGCGGGCGCGCTGATCAGTTTCTACCTGTGGAAGTACGGGCTCGTCATGCCCTGGAGCCTCAAGGACCAGTGA
- a CDS encoding SCO7613 C-terminal domain-containing membrane protein — protein sequence MNMPLPPAEELALIDRELAQLDARRLYLLGRRDWLLRLLHQPGSGPAPVRWGPAVSGVPAGPAKEASAPSAQNVLLVLGAVLLAVAALAFTLVSWGSMGIAGRSAVLAAVTAAALGAPVLLLRRGLRSTAESVAAVGLLLTVLDAYALYAVGMPDTDGTGYAAGAAAVLAAAWAGYGAGLRRLRLPLPAALLAAQFALPLAALAAWPGPQALGWALLATAALDAALALRVGAAAVPAAVTGVGALLIGAAQSWSAGSAAQAAAPAALLLAGGALGVAAAWREPRAWAAASAGALAAVAGLGGVARPVLDPAWTVLVHLLLALPLLAAVRGAALPEAVRRGAARAGAVVASVAALSAGAAVAAVLVARLRVLGEVWAGTTPDREAYASGAAVTLVLLIAAGAAWWLARALSRPEPVAVAVVLGWAGLFTAPVLLGLPAAAVFAVQLAVTGAAGVLALRSPGSGARIAAAVCALVGAANVSLGALDGRAATFAVWGLLGAGCATAAAYGAAARPLRSGAAVCAVGYATGLLVAAGAVSDLAVVWWSLPVLAVPAAAAALGPRLGGVRLSVEIAAGVAGVLAVGLSAGRAGTLALVLALAGVVCAGSAVRPERRVLGWAAGALLAAATWVRLAEAGVSAPEAYTLPVTVPALVVGLLRRRRDAQASSWTAYGPALAATLVPSLLAAWGDPGWIRPLLLGAAALAVTLLGARQRLQAPLLLGGAVLAAVAVHELAPYVVQVAGALPRWVPPALAGLLLLAVGATYERRLRDARRLRAAIGRLG from the coding sequence ATGAACATGCCTCTGCCGCCCGCCGAAGAGCTGGCGCTCATCGACCGCGAGCTGGCCCAACTCGATGCCCGGCGGCTGTATTTGCTCGGCCGGCGGGACTGGCTGCTGCGCCTGCTGCACCAGCCCGGGTCCGGTCCGGCTCCCGTCCGCTGGGGGCCCGCGGTGTCCGGCGTGCCCGCCGGGCCCGCGAAGGAGGCCTCCGCCCCGAGCGCGCAGAACGTGCTGCTCGTGCTGGGCGCGGTGCTGCTGGCGGTCGCCGCGCTCGCGTTCACGCTGGTGAGCTGGGGGTCCATGGGGATCGCCGGGCGCTCGGCGGTGCTGGCCGCGGTGACGGCGGCGGCGCTGGGCGCCCCCGTGCTCCTGCTGCGCCGCGGACTGCGGTCGACGGCGGAGTCGGTCGCGGCGGTCGGCCTGCTGCTGACGGTGCTCGACGCGTACGCGCTGTACGCGGTCGGCATGCCGGACACGGACGGCACCGGCTACGCGGCGGGGGCGGCAGCCGTGCTCGCGGCCGCGTGGGCCGGCTACGGCGCGGGGCTGCGGCGGCTGCGGCTCCCGCTGCCGGCCGCGCTGCTCGCGGCGCAGTTCGCACTGCCGCTGGCGGCGCTGGCGGCGTGGCCCGGCCCGCAGGCCCTCGGCTGGGCGCTGCTGGCGACGGCGGCGCTGGACGCGGCGCTCGCCCTTCGGGTCGGGGCGGCGGCGGTCCCGGCGGCCGTGACGGGCGTGGGCGCGCTGCTGATCGGTGCGGCCCAGTCGTGGTCGGCCGGGTCGGCGGCGCAGGCCGCAGCTCCGGCGGCGCTGCTGCTGGCGGGCGGAGCGCTCGGGGTGGCGGCGGCCTGGCGGGAGCCGCGTGCCTGGGCCGCGGCGTCGGCGGGCGCCCTGGCCGCGGTGGCCGGCCTGGGCGGGGTGGCCCGGCCGGTCCTGGACCCGGCGTGGACGGTGCTGGTGCACCTGCTGCTGGCCCTGCCGCTGCTGGCGGCGGTACGGGGTGCCGCCCTTCCGGAGGCGGTCCGGCGCGGGGCGGCCCGGGCCGGGGCCGTGGTGGCGTCTGTGGCGGCCCTGTCGGCGGGTGCCGCGGTGGCGGCGGTCCTGGTGGCCCGGCTGCGGGTGCTGGGTGAGGTGTGGGCGGGAACGACCCCGGACCGGGAGGCGTACGCGTCGGGGGCGGCGGTCACGCTGGTCCTGCTGATCGCGGCCGGGGCGGCCTGGTGGCTCGCGCGGGCGCTGTCCCGGCCGGAGCCGGTGGCGGTGGCGGTGGTCCTGGGGTGGGCGGGGCTGTTCACGGCTCCGGTGCTGCTCGGGCTGCCGGCGGCGGCGGTGTTCGCGGTGCAGCTCGCGGTGACGGGCGCGGCCGGTGTCCTCGCGCTGCGCTCCCCGGGCAGCGGGGCCCGGATCGCGGCCGCGGTGTGCGCGCTGGTCGGCGCCGCGAACGTGTCCCTGGGCGCGCTGGACGGCCGGGCGGCGACCTTCGCGGTCTGGGGGCTGCTGGGCGCGGGCTGCGCCACGGCGGCCGCGTACGGGGCGGCGGCGCGTCCGCTCCGGTCGGGGGCTGCGGTGTGCGCGGTCGGGTATGCCACGGGGCTCCTGGTGGCGGCAGGCGCCGTGTCGGACCTGGCGGTGGTCTGGTGGTCGCTGCCGGTGCTCGCGGTCCCGGCAGCGGCGGCGGCGCTCGGGCCGCGGCTGGGCGGGGTGCGGCTGTCCGTCGAGATCGCGGCGGGTGTGGCGGGCGTCTTGGCGGTGGGTCTGTCGGCCGGGCGGGCCGGCACCCTGGCGCTGGTCCTGGCGCTGGCCGGAGTGGTCTGTGCGGGCTCGGCGGTGCGACCCGAGCGGCGGGTCCTGGGCTGGGCCGCGGGGGCGCTGCTCGCGGCGGCGACCTGGGTGCGGCTGGCGGAGGCCGGGGTGAGCGCACCGGAGGCCTACACGCTGCCGGTGACGGTGCCCGCCCTCGTGGTGGGTCTGCTGCGGCGGCGCCGGGACGCGCAGGCCTCGTCCTGGACGGCGTACGGACCGGCCCTGGCGGCGACGCTGGTGCCGAGCCTGCTGGCGGCCTGGGGGGACCCGGGCTGGATCCGCCCGCTGCTGCTGGGGGCGGCCGCGCTGGCGGTGACCCTGCTGGGCGCCCGGCAGCGGCTCCAGGCTCCGCTCCTGCTCGGCGGGGCCGTGCTGGCGGCGGTGGCGGTGCACGAGCTGGCCCCGTACGTGGTGCAGGTCGCGGGTGCGCTGCCGCGCTGGGTGCCGCCGGCCTTGGCGGGCCTGCTGCTGCTGGCCGTGGGGGCGACGTACGAGCGGCGGCTGCGTGACGCCCGCCGGCTGCGGGCCGCGATCGGCCGGCTGGGATAG
- a CDS encoding SsgA family sporulation/cell division regulator translates to MNTTVSCELHLRLVVSSESSLPVPAGLRYDTADPYAVHATFHTGAEETVEWVFARDLLAEGLHRPTGTGDVRVWPSRSHGQGVVCIALSSPEGEALLEAPARALESFLKRTDAAVPPGTEHRHFDLDKELSHILAES, encoded by the coding sequence ATGAACACCACGGTCAGCTGCGAGCTGCACCTGCGCCTCGTTGTGTCGAGCGAGTCCTCACTGCCTGTTCCCGCGGGCCTGCGGTATGACACGGCCGACCCCTACGCCGTGCACGCCACCTTCCACACCGGCGCCGAGGAGACGGTCGAATGGGTGTTCGCCCGCGACCTCCTCGCGGAGGGTCTCCACCGGCCCACCGGTACCGGCGACGTCCGCGTCTGGCCGTCCCGCAGCCACGGTCAGGGCGTCGTCTGCATCGCCCTGAGCTCACCGGAGGGAGAAGCACTGCTCGAAGCACCCGCCCGAGCACTCGAGTCGTTCCTCAAGCGGACGGACGCCGCGGTTCCACCCGGGACCGAGCACCGGCACTTCGACCTCGACAAGGAGCTCTCCCACATCCTGGCCGAAAGCTGA
- a CDS encoding GNAT family N-acetyltransferase codes for MQIRALDLSDDATATVVHRIGHAAYAVEAELIGFDGIPALGESLAELRRAGLRWVGAFSGNGVLAGFLAWASEPEDGVSIDRLCVAPAWFRRGVASSLLRHALTEVFPGRPVTVTTGAANAPAVALYERLGFRRGPDFCPVPGLTMASFGRAAGDTPWEGGRGSSDLA; via the coding sequence ATGCAGATACGCGCGCTGGACCTGAGCGACGACGCCACCGCGACGGTGGTCCACCGGATCGGGCACGCCGCGTACGCGGTGGAGGCCGAGCTGATCGGCTTCGACGGGATCCCGGCCCTGGGTGAGAGCCTCGCCGAGCTGCGGCGGGCCGGCCTCCGCTGGGTGGGTGCCTTCTCGGGGAACGGCGTCCTGGCCGGCTTCCTCGCCTGGGCGTCCGAACCGGAGGACGGGGTCTCCATCGACCGGCTGTGCGTGGCTCCGGCCTGGTTCCGGCGGGGTGTCGCCTCGTCGCTGCTGCGCCACGCCCTGACGGAGGTGTTCCCGGGTCGCCCCGTCACGGTCACCACCGGCGCCGCCAATGCCCCCGCCGTGGCCCTCTACGAGCGTCTCGGCTTCCGCCGCGGCCCGGACTTCTGCCCCGTCCCGGGCCTGACCATGGCCTCCTTCGGGCGAGCCGCCGGGGACACCCCGTGGGAAGGTGGAAGGGGATCTTCCGACCTGGCATGA
- a CDS encoding aminotransferase class IV — MKIWLDGALTEVDGAKVSVLDHGLTVGDGVFETLKAERGRAFALTRHLERLTRSARGLGLPDPDLDEVRRACAAVLEANPLEHGRLRVTYTGGVSPLGSDRGDSGTTLIAAVADSPRRPDTTAVVTVPWVRNERSAVAGLKTTSYAENVVALAAAHRAGASEALLANTLGRLCEGTGSNVFVVLDGELHTPPLASGCLAGITRDLIVDWAGAKETDLPFEVLERAEEVFLTSSLRDAQAVLRIDDRELGTAPGPVTAEVMRIFQVKAGADLDP; from the coding sequence ATGAAGATCTGGCTCGACGGAGCCCTGACCGAGGTGGACGGCGCGAAGGTGTCCGTCCTCGACCACGGTCTGACCGTGGGTGACGGCGTCTTCGAGACGCTGAAGGCGGAGCGCGGCCGCGCCTTCGCACTCACCCGGCACCTGGAACGGCTCACCCGTTCGGCCCGGGGCCTGGGCCTGCCGGACCCCGACCTCGACGAGGTCCGCCGCGCCTGCGCCGCCGTACTGGAGGCCAACCCGCTGGAGCACGGGCGGCTGCGCGTCACCTACACCGGCGGGGTCTCCCCGCTCGGCTCCGACCGCGGGGACTCCGGCACCACGCTGATCGCCGCCGTCGCGGACTCCCCCCGGCGCCCCGACACCACCGCAGTCGTCACGGTGCCCTGGGTCCGCAACGAGCGCTCCGCCGTGGCCGGACTGAAGACCACCTCCTACGCGGAGAACGTGGTCGCGCTCGCCGCCGCGCACCGCGCGGGAGCCTCCGAGGCGCTCCTCGCCAACACCCTCGGCCGGCTCTGCGAGGGCACCGGCTCCAACGTGTTCGTCGTACTCGACGGAGAACTGCACACCCCGCCGCTGGCCTCCGGCTGTCTGGCCGGCATCACCCGGGACCTGATCGTCGACTGGGCCGGCGCCAAGGAGACCGACCTGCCCTTCGAGGTGCTGGAACGGGCCGAGGAGGTCTTCCTGACCTCCTCGCTGCGCGATGCCCAGGCGGTGCTGCGCATCGACGACCGCGAGCTGGGGACCGCCCCCGGACCCGTCACCGCCGAGGTGATGCGGATCTTCCAGGTGAAGGCCGGCGCGGACCTCGACCCGTAG
- a CDS encoding GNAT family N-acetyltransferase, which translates to MTTTLRPSGPLQHTADGARSRPYEIRVNSRRVGALLIACDTPFGPTVGEIRDLEVEQGDRRRGRATVAALAAEEVLRGWGCRRVRVSVPADSEAGLLMAEALGYTEYSRNMAKDLPAEPPALPGGVLGRPMTAAEYESWYDGAVEAYAANWSSRGMSAEAARAKSVADHESQLPQGLATPGAVFVVLEAAGEPVGHVWLAPRGAGGYVYDVEVRAEHRGRGHGRHLMALAERAALAAGHRLLALQVFTDNTPALRLYVSLGYRPTDFNYAKDLI; encoded by the coding sequence ATGACCACCACCCTGCGGCCGTCCGGGCCGCTCCAGCACACGGCGGACGGCGCGCGTTCGCGCCCGTACGAGATCCGGGTCAACAGCAGGCGGGTCGGCGCCCTGCTGATCGCCTGCGACACCCCGTTCGGGCCGACGGTCGGCGAGATCCGCGACCTGGAGGTCGAGCAGGGCGACCGGCGGCGCGGGAGGGCCACCGTGGCCGCCCTCGCCGCCGAGGAAGTGCTGCGCGGCTGGGGCTGCCGCCGGGTCCGCGTCTCGGTCCCGGCGGACTCGGAGGCGGGGCTGCTCATGGCCGAGGCCCTCGGGTACACCGAGTACAGCCGGAACATGGCCAAGGACCTGCCGGCCGAGCCGCCCGCCCTGCCCGGGGGAGTCCTCGGCCGTCCCATGACGGCCGCCGAGTACGAGAGCTGGTACGACGGGGCCGTCGAGGCCTACGCCGCCAACTGGAGCAGCCGTGGCATGTCCGCCGAGGCCGCCCGGGCCAAGTCGGTGGCCGACCACGAGAGCCAGCTGCCGCAGGGCCTGGCCACCCCGGGAGCCGTCTTCGTCGTCCTGGAGGCGGCCGGGGAGCCGGTCGGCCATGTGTGGCTCGCGCCGCGCGGGGCGGGCGGGTACGTGTACGACGTGGAGGTCCGGGCCGAGCACCGGGGACGCGGGCACGGCCGCCACCTGATGGCGCTCGCCGAGCGCGCCGCCCTCGCGGCCGGCCACCGCCTGCTGGCGCTCCAGGTCTTCACCGACAACACCCCGGCCCTGCGGCTGTACGTCTCCCTCGGCTACCGCCCCACCGACTTCAACTACGCCAAGGACCTGATCTAG
- a CDS encoding CGNR zinc finger domain-containing protein translates to MQIPHDTRRALDVVVALVNTAAEADQPDGLSDIGALRGFVQEYSISDVGELSARDLAGVRTVRGKFAQVFASPNPRAASTLINELVATAGTTPQLTDHDGYDWHVHYFAPGASVGDHLAADGGMALAFIVVSGEQERLRRCEAPDCRRAFVDLSRNRSRRYCDSRTCGNRLHVAAYRARRKEADAEASEQEEIVHGGEQQQDADHR, encoded by the coding sequence GTGCAGATCCCCCACGACACCCGTCGCGCGCTCGACGTCGTCGTCGCGCTGGTGAACACCGCGGCCGAGGCCGACCAGCCCGACGGGCTCTCGGACATCGGCGCGCTGCGCGGATTCGTCCAGGAGTACTCGATCAGCGACGTCGGCGAGCTCAGCGCCCGCGACCTGGCCGGCGTCCGGACCGTGCGCGGAAAGTTCGCCCAGGTCTTCGCCTCCCCGAACCCGCGTGCGGCTTCCACGCTGATCAACGAGCTCGTGGCCACGGCGGGCACCACCCCGCAGCTGACCGACCACGACGGCTACGACTGGCACGTGCACTACTTCGCGCCGGGCGCGTCGGTGGGCGACCACCTGGCGGCCGACGGCGGCATGGCGCTGGCCTTCATCGTGGTCTCCGGCGAACAGGAACGGCTGCGCCGCTGCGAGGCCCCGGACTGCCGAAGGGCTTTCGTCGACCTCTCCCGCAACCGGTCCCGGCGCTACTGCGACAGCCGGACCTGCGGGAACCGGCTGCACGTGGCGGCGTACCGGGCCAGGCGCAAGGAGGCCGACGCGGAGGCGTCAGAGCAGGAAGAGATCGTGCACGGCGGCGAGCAGCAGCAGGATGCCGATCACCGCTAG